From Amycolatopsis sp. WQ 127309:
CGCCAGCGCGTCCCGAGTTCTTCGGCCGCGCGGACGGCGGTCCGGTGCTCGGCCGCCGCGAGCTCACGCAGGATCGGGTCATCGCGCCAGAGCGTCGACGCGTGCTGGGCGCGCAGCTGCCAGTGGCCGAGCCAGTCGTGGCAGGCGCGGATGCTGTACGGGTCGTCGAGCTGCGCGGCGAGCACCGGCGTCATGCCGAGCGTCAGCACGTCACGGCGGCCTTCGGCGGCGAAGCGTTCGAGCAGGTCGACCATCGGCAGGTACGAGTGCGCCCACGCCTGGTACAGCCATTCCTCGCCGACCGGCCAGGTCCCGTGGTGCGGGAGCCACGGCAGGTGGCTGTGCAGGACGAGGCAGAACGTGCCCTCGTAGTCGTCCGTCATCGGCGCACCGCCACGGCGATCAGGTCCAGGCTCGCGTCGAGGTCGTCGCCGTGGATGTCGAACCCCGTGGCCTCGATCGCGGCGACGTCGGCGAGCAGCGCCGCCGGCCAGACGGCCTGCCCGGGCAGCTCGCCCATGACGACGTCGAGCTGCGCGTCGATGATCGAACCGCCGTACCGCTCGTCGAGTGCGCGGACGGCCTCGCCGTGGTGCAGGCCGTGCAGTGTCACGACGTCGAAACCGGCGTCGGCCAGCAGCCCGGCCAGCTCGGCCGGCGCCAGCTCACGGGTGTGGTACGGATTCAGCGGCGTGTCGCTGTCCGGGGTGAAGGTCAGCCGGTTCGGCGTCGTGACCAGCAGTTTTCCTCCTGGTGACAACACCCTTCGGCACTCCGCGAGGAAGCCGCCCTGGTCCCAGAGGTGCTCGATGACCTGGAAGTTGGCCACGACGTCCACCGAGGCGTCCCGCAGCGGCAGGTACGCGAGGTTCGCCCGTGCGACGGCGACCTCGGGGTAGCGGCGGGCGACGTGCTCGGTGGTCGGCACGTCGTAGTCCAGCGCGAGCACCCGGCGGGCCGTGGTCGCGAGAAGACCGGCGCCGTAGCCCTCGCCGCAGCCGGCTTCGAGCACCGTCGCGTCCACGCAGTGGGGGAGCAGCGCGAGGTACGCGGCCTCGTGGCGTCTGAACCAGTAGTTCTCGACGGCGATGCCGGGCACGGTCCGTTCGCCGGTCAGGTGCAGCGCCTCGGCCCGGGTGGCTGGGGTGGTCACCTCCGCGACCCTAGCGGTGTCACGTCCGGCACGGCCGTCTCGTTCCGTGGTCATGCAACGGACCATCACCCGCGTACTCCTCGTGTTCTCCGGCGTCGTCGAAGCCGTGACCGGAATCTGGCCACTGGTCACCCCGAGTGGCTTCTACCAGGACTTTCCCGGCTTCCGCACCGGCTGGGTCTCGATGGACGGGCCCTTCAACGAGCACCTCCTGCGCGACTTCGGCGGCCTCAACCTGGCGCTCGCGGCCCTGCTGATCGGGGCCGCCGTGATCGGCACCACAGCCGTGGCGCGGCTGGCCGCCGTCGCGATGGTGCTGTTCGGCTTGCCGCACTTCCTCTACCACCTCGGCCACGTGTCGCATTTTGATCAAGTTGATCAGGTTCTCATCATCGCGACGACCGGTCTGGGTGCGGTGGTGCCGATCGTGCTGCTGCTGATCCCCGGGCGCCGGGTCA
This genomic window contains:
- a CDS encoding class I SAM-dependent methyltransferase; the encoded protein is MTTPATRAEALHLTGERTVPGIAVENYWFRRHEAAYLALLPHCVDATVLEAGCGEGYGAGLLATTARRVLALDYDVPTTEHVARRYPEVAVARANLAYLPLRDASVDVVANFQVIEHLWDQGGFLAECRRVLSPGGKLLVTTPNRLTFTPDSDTPLNPYHTRELAPAELAGLLADAGFDVVTLHGLHHGEAVRALDERYGGSIIDAQLDVVMGELPGQAVWPAALLADVAAIEATGFDIHGDDLDASLDLIAVAVRR